The genomic DNA ATTATCAGTGCAGAGAATTAGTTTGGGCAACGAAAACTTGAAGGGACCTATTTGCTATCTTTTCAATCAGCTAGCAGAAGAGCAATTTTACAGGATTCATCTGAACCTGTAAAGAGAATAGTCACGTGTTTGTCTTTTTCTTCTCACTAAAGAACCCCTGCCATTGTCACTTGAATGACATTTTGACCCACACTCATTAACTATGTTACTTGGACTAGGCACTTCAGGCACGAGTACTAGAAGTCCATAATTGCATTGTGCAGTCTAGATGTGCATTAATCCAACATTGGGACTCATCGTCCCATCTATACATTGCCTTGAGATTAAAAGTTGAAACGATACGTGGATAGCCTAACCTTGTTAAGGAGATGAAGCTTCAGGGTCGTCCCTGACAAGGGGTTTTGTTGCGCCCAAAGGAtgcccacatatctccacaatggcatgatattgtccactttgggcctaggctctCATGACTTTGAttttgggctctatccaaaagacctcataccaatggagatatcttgcatccttttaacctcatgatctttaccaaatctttccaatgtgagactttgattgaaccccaacaatcctctcctcaaacgaaggaccacaattactctcatggtccggacctccccgcgagcatctggtcactctgacctgttctgggcctccccgcaagcatccgcaccaggtcaccttgacctactccgggcctccctgcgagcattcggccaccttgacctgcttcggacctcactgcgagcatcctgtcaccctgacctactcgcctccctgcgagtatctggtcaccttgacctgctccaggcctcccacAAGCATCTAGTCATCCTAACCTGCTCTAAGCCTCTCCGCGAGtgtccgatcaccctgacctgcttcgggcctccctgcgagcatctggtcaccctgacctacttgcttccgcacaagtatctgatcaccctgacctgctccaggcctcccacgAACATCCGGTCActctgacctactccgggcccaccctcaacttcgttcaaggccaccccacatggTATCTGGTTCgtaccatggctctgataccatttgttgcgcccaaaggatgcccacatattttcacaatggcatgatattgtccactttgggcctagaccctcatggctttgctcttgggctctacccaaaaggcctcaagccaatggagatatcttgcatCATTTTAACCCTatgatctttatcaaatcttTCCAATATAAAACTTTGATTGAACCTCAACAGGTTTGAAGACAAGAAGCGCATTGCTTCATTTATAAAGCAGCATAAAGCCAACTGGACTTCTCACCTAACCAAAGATAGGCCTTTTAATCTGTAAGTAGTGGGATAGAGAAGTCCAGTATACAGAGTGGTCCAATCAGTCCAGTTAGTATCTTGAGCAAGAAGGAAGCAACATATAAAGCAGAGTAGATAGGAAGTATTTCTATGTTTAAATGGTGGTGCAATTTTTTAAGGAAAACAATGGAAGAATAAAGGATATGGATTTGAAAATATCACCTGAGCGGAGGAAGATAAGTCTCCAAAGCCAAAAGCCTTTGGAGAACAGCTTGGAGAAGGATGCCTCTTAGCAAAGGATGAAATGTAGCCAACCCCCAAAGTTGGGAGTAACCCAACTTGATGACAATGGGAAATCTAATTCTCATCTAATTTTACCTAGCTTTACATTCAAATTTATGCTCATAAGAACTATTATTGTCCATAAATAGTCATAAACTGGATAGAAAAAGAAAGGTGAAAACTCAGATGTCTTATACTCTGATAGACCTGTGGTTTTCTTACTACTAAGATATCACACGTAAGTAGCAAGTCTTAAACTTTCAGTTTAACAGAATGGTAGTCAGTATCAGTGCCCTTATGGTATGCATGAACCATATAGCTACTAATCAGCACGTTCATCCTTTTGTCAAAATAAAGATCTCCCTTTCTCAAGAGTCACACACAAGAGTCACTGGTGTGAATAAATACAAGTATAATCAAGATTCAAAACCTACTTCAGAAAAAAAGAAGATTCATTAAAATATAAGCAATATTTACTAACTGCTTCAAGTCACAGCAGCtaaacttcatgacaaataagaTGTCATCTAAAGAGTAGCAAGGGCAAAATACTTTGGCCAGAGAATCAACCCTAACCTTCTAGCACATAATCTAACCCTTCATTTCAAAGTACTTCTGTTACAATAAGCAACTTGCTATACAATTAAGAATCAATTCATTCACATCAGCCTTCAATAATCATAGAATTCCACACAGGCTGCAAGGGAAATCACCAATACATGGTTCTATAGGCAGCTAAGGATCATATTAGCATAATAAATGGTATACCACCAGAGAAAGTGAGAGAAATAGATTGAAATTATATGAATATACTCAAAGGTGACCAACAAATTTTATAATTGAAGGATTGAATTGATAGAGTGGAAAGCATAAAGGATATTTTATAACTTTGAGTGTTGACAATATTAGACTATCACATGAGTTACATTTCAGTGGCTTTGTGACGTTTTTGCTACATGTTAGCTAACTCCAGTGGTGTATAAGCAACTGTTTCATTCATGCTTGGAAGGATGCACCACTGCCAACAATCAAGAAGAATAAATGGATTATATTCAAATGGAAAAAATATAAACCGGGTTACACATCTCGATTTGCTGCTTATTACACATTAATTTTTTGTTGACATGTTTTACCAAAATATTCTCCTTTTTTCTCTATAGGTTAATGCTATAGAACTACAAAATTACAACACTATTCAGAGAGAAAAGTGCACTCTGCATGGCAACAAGAACTACAGGTCTTGTTGCATTTTAACAGAAATAATCATCAGCTCCTTAAGAATAAACGAAAGGATTTTGATTTCTTTTACAACATTTTTGTGTGATGCCAATGGCCCTCCATGTGAAATATACATCTTGCCCTACGAAGGTCTGAAAGCTTGGGTGTATACCATTTGTTTGAAGCATTTGACTTCCTCCGTTTAGGAATCCATCATGTGGGGGAAAATGGCTTCCCTCCAATTTTAAACAAACTCCATATTTGCCATAGGCAAAACTCACTTACGGTATCTGACTGAACTCTTTCTAGAATTTCAATCTTTAAATTCAAATCTTTTGATGCTGGACATTAACATTAAAATAATAGTTTTTCCTGTAAGCCTATAGATTATAAAAACAGTTGGTTGGACAAAACATACAGCACACCGTCGTTAGGAAATTATGATTATTCTTCATCATAAATTCTCAAATTTTCGTTTATGTTGACAAATAAAGAAAagataaattaaacaaaaaaaaaaaaaagtcacctTGAGAAGAGCTAATCCTAGCCCCTCGCCTTCAGCTCTGCCAAGCGCCTCGAAAGATCATCCTCGTCCACCGACTCCTTCTCCTTGGCAGGAGGAATGACATGCGACGCAGCTTGAGGGAGGCCTACGGAAACTTCGAGACCGTAGTCATCGGCGACCTGCTGCATGAGGCTGTTAACCTCGGACTCAGGAGTGGAGAGACTAGTGGACCCTGCCATAGCGCCCTCCATGAACTCGGCCTGAACCTCCATGTTGACAAACTGCCGCTCGAACTGGTCCATGGTCTCGGACATCTTCTGTAGGTTCTCAGAGGCGAGGGCGGACTCGAGCGACTTCACGATAGATCCCATGGACTTTCCGATGGCCTGCATCTTGGCCTGTGTATCGAGTCGCGCGACTACAGCGTCGAGACGGGACGCGAGACGGAGGTAATTCATCTGCTCCGTGCGCTTGCGGATGGCATTCTCGGCGTAGACCCGGGCGCCGTCCATGTTGCCCTTCTCGATCGCCTTCTTCACCTTGAGCTTCTCCGACTTCTCCTCCTTCTCGCACTTGCGCGCCTGCCGCTGCAGGCTCTTAGAGGTGAACTTGAGCTCAAAGATCTGGTTCATCAGCTTCTCCGTGTTCCCCATGCCGTGGACAATAGATCGATCGGTGGCTCGGACAGAAGGAAAATTAGGGTTAGCGAAGATGGCCGGAACGGGAGCGGAACGGAGAAACCGGCGTTTGATGCACAGAGGGCAACATAACAGAGAGATATATATACATACCGTTATATCGTTCGTCAGCGACGCGTTACGGCCTTTTGACGGATTCAAACGCAGAGACGCGTTCTTCTTCCTATCGAAGGAATAGACCGAGTTGGGCTTTATTTAGACCCAATAGCCAATTTACAATCTATAGACAGTAAaacatataatattttaaatattggAGGTCTAAGGAAACAATAGTTAAAGTATGAGGTGCAAAATAAAACTTTCTCGGCCAATGAAGAGGAATTTGTGTTCTATTCGACCATCTCCACCATATAAGGCGGTGACATTAATGTCCGATTGCAGGCACAAGAAGGCAGCTGCAACATCACAGGGCACAACTACCcgtcactctctctctctctcctccacCCTTCTTCCTTCCTTCCCTGTCAACCAAAGCCAAAGAAGCAGATCGAAAGGAATCTCTACCCTCTAAGATCAAGTCCATTCCATCCATGTCTCTGGCTCCTTGGCCCATCCTGGACCAGGAGCGAGTGAGTCATAGGAGGGTGGAGGAAACCAAGGCCTAAGGAAAAAGGAGCATCGGTAGGATGAGGTGAgaaatcaaaaaaggggagaaatGATAGAATGAAGAAGCGAACGAGTGTCTTCGGATGTGCATCACCATTCACCCAACcgaacctctcctctcctctttctctctcacaCACAATGCTACTGCTCCGAGGTTGCCAGATTTGCCCCTCTGAAGACCAGAAAACCCTCCATCCATCTCCACCGAGCAGCAAATTGCCAGCCCTTCTCCTGTTCCTGTGTGCAATTTATATGGGCCTTTTGGTCATGGCCAGACCTCAGAAAATTGAGGGAGGAGCAAACCCCACCACGTCTGCTTCTACCATCACCCCTTGCCAAGGAGGAGCCTTTCCCCATATGTGGCCTGCGTGCTAGGGTTTCGCTCCGCTTCCGCCTCCAAAGGTGAGATTTGGGTGCCGCCGCGATGAGGAAAGGCCAGAAGTTGAGCGAGGAGGTCAAGGCAAGGAGCAGGCATCAGAGTCTCTTGTGGGATTATGGAGATCTGGTCGAGGTGAGATCCTGTGGTGCTCATCCCTTTCTTTCACTCTCGGGATTTTTCTCATATCAGGATTTGCAATCTAAAAAATTTGAGACCTGTGTTCCTTCTTGAAACCCTTGGGTTTCTAGATATCTAGAAAACCCTGACTTTCCAGTATCACCTTTACAAGATGATGATTGGGATGCTACATACCATTATTATTGTACTAAATCTTTCTATGGTTCTTGATATTAGAATTTGTTGTCCCCCCTTAAAAGTTTGCCTCCTCTGATTTCCCTTTCAAATTGATCTAGATCTATCATTCCTTTTCTTTGTTTCCTCTATTGAGAGTGCTTGTATTAGTCTAGGCATCTCAAAAATCACAGCCAAAACATTTCAAATTTTCACGAACACTGTTGATCTTGTGAAAATACTTATCCCACATATAACtactatatgtttttctttttcccagAAAAATCTTATCGTAGTAATTTGTGACAGGAAACTGAAGCAAAGAGGAAGAAACTGCAGATAGCTAATCAGAAGAAGCTTAAACTTCTTGCTGAAGTGAAGTCAGTATCTATTCTAGTTTTCATATACTCCACTCTAATTCTAAATTaccattttttaataatatttttaaaaagggaaaaaaatccaTGCACAGAAAAGCATTTTTCCATTATCCTGAATCAAAATAATTTACGTATTTCTGAAATTTCATTCACTTTTTAAGGAGCTCCTTAAAGTAGAACGAAAGCATATATAATTTTCTCTTTGGCACAAGTTTTGTATAAtttaattacattacattatGTTCTTACTCTATATGCTTGGAATTGTTGAATGTATAAGAGTTCAAAAGACCTATAGTTGTAAATCAGATGTTAACTCTTTCAATAATATAATCCTCTGCTCTATTTGCAATGCTCTAGATTCTTGCAAAGACGGTACAAAAGCCTATCCCAGAATCCATCTGGAACTAAACAATTGAGGCTGAAAAAGAAATCACAGAGTCAGTCCTTGATCGGCCAACCTTCAAATGCAAATGCATATCCTCAACTCCCTGCTAAAGACCAAAGATCAAAACTGAGAGATGCTGATACTCCATGCACTTCTGCCCTGATAGACCTGAATCAGGTCTTGTTGCCAGTAACTACCCCCCACTCATGCTACAAGACTGAATGAATTACGATGTCGGTAAGCAACAAAATCATGTATTCTGTAATGACAATGGATGTTCTTACGCAGATTGGTGAGGATACAGAGGAGTATCCGTCCAGCTTCAGCGTCGAGCCTATGAAGTCTGATAAGTTGAGGAAGAGTTTAGTGGAAGACAATTCTGTGGCTAATGATCTCAACCTTTCGATTTGTCGTGATGTTGTACATGAATCATCAAACAAGGTGGCAAAGAGAAAGATTACATGGCAGGATCAGTTAGCTTTGAGGGTGTAGATTAATCTCCTATCGCAGAAAGGGCTAACAATCTAAGCCCTTCACTGATTTAATTTATGTTAGATGGAAATATTTATGTAAAGAAAGGCTTGAGATATTTCATCTTATACATGGTGTTTTATTCATTCTGTGTAGATTGTTTGATGGATTGAGTTAAACCAGTGCTGATAACACAAGTGATCTTAGGATTAGGTTAATGAGGCGACCATAATAATTAGTCAGAAATCATAATGTTTTATGacatctttgatatatttttgatttgggaaaaaaaaaataaatagtgaGCCAACTAGCCAAGCTTTCTGACATCTGTGATTGGCAATATAATGTAGAGGAAACTGTTTTTCTTATCAATTTGaacttttatcttttatttctgATCTATGCCCATTTTTGTTCTTGGTTATGCTCTTGATTTCAAAATGCAGTGTTTATTTTCAGATTATGATAATTGATGTATAAAGCGCCTCTTAATTGTGTGAATGCAAATAAATCTCAAGGTGGATGGTCCGGAGTCATAGAATATTGGCCACAAGGTAAATTTGGAaatatagatttttttattttactagAGAAATATATATGCGCCGTAGTTGAAATTCAAAcagtaaataaaaaattatttgagcgTTTTGTTATTATACTATGAGTAATGAAAGTCATGTCCTTTCAAATGGGTCTAGTGGTGAGTACATGAGGTATTGTCATTAATGAGATATGGAGTTCGAATCTTgataaagtcgagataaatatctTCCTTATGTGTTAGTTATTATTCTAAAGGTTAGTAGTGATTTATCTTCTCCATATTGATCTTGGGACGGATTAACGGAAATGATGAGAacgagcgtattcatcttttgccacccATGAATAATGAAAGCCATTGTATAATATTTTTGAATTGGAAATAGCTGAATAGGCAAGCAAAAACcatattgtgatttttttttttttttaaaaaaaaagcgaGGCATCCCCTTCCCTTATAATCCAAGCAATCAAGAAACAAAGGTATATTCGATGTGCTGAGTCCGGAGACTTgttaaataaagaaaagaaaaaaagaggaGTGGGCCTTTTGGTCTTTTTGACGTCTTGATGGTTTAGGTGAACCAACGGATGTGCACATTTTTGTCCAAAATTGAGTGGGTCGGGTACATTAAACCCGACCCGCTGTCCAGGTTGTCTGACTGTCTATTTTCTACCCGATGAGAAAGATGGTCCTCTTCCGTCTCTCCTGTTTCTCTGCGAACCCTACTCGAAACGATGGAGTGGATCCTCCCGTGGATCGCCCTTGTGCTTGTTCTCTTCCCCACCGGAGGGCATGGTTTCTACCTTCCCGGAGTCGCCCCGGCCGACTTCCACCAGGTCTTTTAATCCCCTTTCCCTCCATCCAGCTATTGATTTCGCCTCGCAGTAGTCGATCTTAAatctttggatttgcttttaTTCGACTTGGATCTTTTGGATCTATTATTTAGGTGCATTATTTGGTAGATTTAATGCGCGAAATTTGTGGGATTACAGGCGTGCATCTTAATATTCGTTATCGTTTTGATATATTCTTGATTGGAGTTCATTTGATCTGTACTATCACTATCAACCTTTCTTGGTGGTCCTAGAATTGAGTTTCCCTAACTCTCTACCTCTGTGTACTCTTACGCAAACATTGTGTATAGTATTATTCGATTATATGATTTATTATTCTGTTGTGAATTCCTTCCGAGCCTTGCTTTTTCATTATGAGATGTTGTAGGTGCTCTTCTTTTGATCGTTCATGAACCCACATTTTTCTATGATGTAATACAGGTCGATGAATATTTCTGCTTGTAAAGATCTGTAAACTTTTGACTGTTAGGTATCTGCCGCTACATTGAATGATGTATTGCTATTCTGTTAAGGGTTATACGTAGTCTTGGTTTTGTTGTTTTGTCCATTTTGGTTACTTTTATGATTTCTTTACAGTTGCTGAGTAGGTTCCAAATTTCTAGCTTTCCCTACTAGGGCTATCACTGTTGATTGAATGCTGAACTTCATAGGCACTTCTTATCTATTTCTTAAATAGATTATCTGCAAGGTTAGGGTTAAAGCTCACATTCATGCATTTTCCTTCACTGCATTGCTTACACCTGCATGTATTCAGACACTGAAGCTGCTTTAATTTTCTATTGACTCACGAAAATCAATCTAATTTATTAGTTGAtcccaaattattatttttataaatattgatATGAAATAATATTAGTTTGTATGTGTGTGTATTTGATatgataaaattataaaaaaaaatgagaaaattgagaaaggaaataTGATCTGATTGAAAATGATAAGATGTGGATAGACACTTTATGGATACTGTGCTATAATATGAGTACCAAGCTTGATGTGAGATTTGCTAAGCTTTTGATACTAATGAATTAGAAATTCATTTGTAGATGATATAAGAAACAAATAAATAATGACACGGTCCAAGCAATTAGATTAAGGGGGGAATGTGATAACGAGGGGAAGCACAATGGTGATAATGCTTTGTAGAGAAGATTTCCAATTCCACATAACATATGATGCACAAGCACTAATCTATCGTTTGGTTTGCCTATTTGTAAGTGCTACAAACTTATTATATTACATTTACATTTTGTTCTCTCTTATATGGTTGGGGCAAACTATTACACCTGTATTGCTAACATGATACATGAAAACCACTTTTTCTGGATACAATTAATGTTAAGTCGATTCCCATTCATGAGCACATGCACTGATGTATTCCTACATATATTTCATCTATGTTATGAAGTGATTCAATCACAGGCAACCTGCATGcaattttcaaaactttgcctTTCTCATATATGAATTGTAATTTTCAACAGCTTGTTTACTTTCTCCAGATAAgatctatttttaatttgatatgcAAATGGAAATTATTTCGATAATTATATTTGTGCATAATGTAACCTAACGTCACAAACTTCCACTGTTTCTCTGCAGAAAGATCCACTTGCAGTGAAAGTGAACAAGCTGACTTCAATAAAAACACAACTTCCATATTCATATTATTCTCTACCATACTGTCGTCCAATCAACATAGTGGATAGTGCAGAAAATCTTGGGGAAGTTCTTCGTGGTGATCGTATTGAGAACTCAGTCTATGTGGTATATTGCTGACTACTGTACACTTTTAGTATTAGTTATCCTTCTGATCTAATGACCAATAATATTTAACTTTTCTTAACTATGCCAGTTTGAAATGAGAGAACCCGAGATGTGTAAGATTGCTTGCAAATTTACACCTACTGACAAGGATGCAAAGGAATTCAAGGAAAAAATAGAGGATGAGTATCGTGTTAACATGTATGACAAACCTAGTCCTTGAGTCTGTTTCGTTAGATATCTTCAATTCGCATAATATTGGTGACTGTACATATTTTTGGACAGGATTTTGGACAATCTTCCACTTGTTGTACCTATGAAAAGGCTGGACCAGAATAGTGGTACTGTGTATCAGCTGGGCTATCATGTTGGAGTCAAAGATCATCTATCTGGAGTAATCTATATCTCCTATAAATACTCCAGATATAAGAGAATCACTAGCACGATATTACATGACTTATCAAGAATATTTAATTGTTGTGCAGGGGAAGAATGGGACATATTATATCTACAACCATTTATCATTTATCGTGAAATATCACAAGGATGTAGAACTTGATGTTTTCAGGATTGTGGGATTTGAGGTCAAACCATTCAGGTTGGAAATTTTTTCATTTATTCCTTACCCTGACTGCCCCTTCCTCTTCATTTATGCTATTCTTTTATGAACTTAAATTTGTCAAATCTATTGCAGTGTTAATCATGCTTATGAAGGTCAGTGGAATGATGTGAAGACCCGCTTGAGTACCTGTGACCCTCATGCTAAACGCTCAGTTGTGAACTCTGATAGCCCACAGGTGGTGGCAGCGAACGAGGATATCATATTCACCTATGATGTTGAGTTTCAGGTTTGTCTGAATTTCTTTCCCTTTGATAATATGACTATATCATAGCATTCTTTACATTTATAGCTAATGTTACCATTACTGCTTAGCTGACCAGTTGGTTTTCATTAAATTGTTGAATCATTTTCTTTTATTGTATCTTTTCCTTCCAGGAGAGTGATGTGAAGTGGGCCTCTCGATGGGACACTTATCTTCTGATGAATGATGACCAAATCCACTGGTTTTCTATTATCAATTCTCTCCTGATTGTATTATTCCTGTCTGTGATGGTAGCTATGATTATGCTGCGGACACTATACAGGGATATCTCCAAGTACAACCAGTTTGAGACTCAAGAAGAAGCTCAAGAAGAGACAGGATGGAAGCTAGTCCATGGGGATGTATTTAGGCCTCCAAACAATTCAGACTTGTTGTGTGTATATGTTGGAACTGGTGTTCAGTTCTTTGGTATGCTACTCGTGACCATGATTTTTGCTGTTCTTGGATTTCTCTCTCCATCAAATAGAGGTGGACTCATGACAGCAATGCTGCTACTGTGGGTCTTCATGGGCTTGTTCGCGGGGTATTCATCTGCCCGCCTTTACAAGATGTTCAAAGGGACAGAATGGAAGAAAATTACCTTGCAGACAGCATTCACTTTCCCGGGTATTGTTTCAATTATCTTTTTCATCTTGAATGCTCTCATCTGGGGTGAGAAGTCATCTGGTGCAGTGCCCTTCACCACAATGTTTGCTCTTGCATTCCTTTGGTTTGGTATTTCAGCGCCCCTTGTGTTTGTTGGCAGTTATGTGGGTTTCAGGAAGCCAGCCATTGAAGATCCTGTGAAAACAAATAAGATCCCTAGACAGATCCCAGAACAAGCTTGGTATATGAATCCAGTTTTCTCCATACTAATT from Zingiber officinale cultivar Zhangliang chromosome 4A, Zo_v1.1, whole genome shotgun sequence includes the following:
- the LOC121971134 gene encoding ESCRT-related protein CHMP1-like: MGNTEKLMNQIFELKFTSKSLQRQARKCEKEEKSEKLKVKKAIEKGNMDGARVYAENAIRKRTEQMNYLRLASRLDAVVARLDTQAKMQAIGKSMGSIVKSLESALASENLQKMSETMDQFERQFVNMEVQAEFMEGAMAGSTSLSTPESEVNSLMQQVADDYGLEVSVGLPQAASHVIPPAKEKESVDEDDLSRRLAELKARG
- the LOC121971136 gene encoding uncharacterized protein LOC121971136 isoform X2 gives rise to the protein MRKGQKLSEEVKARSRHQSLLWDYGDLVEETEAKRKKLQIANQKKLKLLAEVKFLQRRYKSLSQNPSGTKQLRLKKKSQSQSLIGQPSNANAYPQLPAKDQRSKLRDADTPCTSALIDLNQIGEDTEEYPSSFSVEPMKSDKLRKSLVEDNSVANDLNLSICRDVVHESSNKVAKRKITWQDQLALRV
- the LOC121971136 gene encoding uncharacterized protein LOC121971136 isoform X1, with product MRKGQKLSEEVKARSRHQSLLWDYGDLVEETEAKRKKLQIANQKKLKLLAEVKFLQRRYKSLSQNPSGTKQLRLKKKSQSQSLIGQPSNANAYPQLPAKDQRSKLRDADTPCTSALIDLNQVLLPIGEDTEEYPSSFSVEPMKSDKLRKSLVEDNSVANDLNLSICRDVVHESSNKVAKRKITWQDQLALRV
- the LOC121971137 gene encoding transmembrane 9 superfamily member 8-like, with product MEWILPWIALVLVLFPTGGHGFYLPGVAPADFHQKDPLAVKVNKLTSIKTQLPYSYYSLPYCRPINIVDSAENLGEVLRGDRIENSVYVFEMREPEMCKIACKFTPTDKDAKEFKEKIEDEYRVNMILDNLPLVVPMKRLDQNSGTVYQLGYHVGVKDHLSGGKNGTYYIYNHLSFIVKYHKDVELDVFRIVGFEVKPFSVNHAYEGQWNDVKTRLSTCDPHAKRSVVNSDSPQVVAANEDIIFTYDVEFQESDVKWASRWDTYLLMNDDQIHWFSIINSLLIVLFLSVMVAMIMLRTLYRDISKYNQFETQEEAQEETGWKLVHGDVFRPPNNSDLLCVYVGTGVQFFGMLLVTMIFAVLGFLSPSNRGGLMTAMLLLWVFMGLFAGYSSARLYKMFKGTEWKKITLQTAFTFPGIVSIIFFILNALIWGEKSSGAVPFTTMFALAFLWFGISAPLVFVGSYVGFRKPAIEDPVKTNKIPRQIPEQAWYMNPVFSILIGGILPFGAVFIELFFILTSIWLNQFYYIFGFLFLVFIILIVTCAEITIVLCYFQLCSEDYLWWWRSYLTSGSSALYLFLYATFYFFTKLEITKLISGILYFGYMLIASYAFFVLTGTIGFYACFWFTRLIYSSVKID